Genomic DNA from Hyperolius riggenbachi isolate aHypRig1 chromosome 10, aHypRig1.pri, whole genome shotgun sequence:
TCTGGtgacaaaattccacgactttccaggtcgtggattttgctgcccggggaggcagagtgtaacactgtagctctgcctctactgtagTCAATCTATGCAGATCTCTGCCTCAGagtctgagaggggcggggagaggtggcgatgggCAGAGATTaacttcagtagaggcagagctacagctcaaagctgtgcctctaccaggaagcactccctgatttttgccccggggatttggggcgtATAAAGCCCAtgttctgctgcgggaatgcggCGTTTACTGGGTTTTAAAAAAACCGCCCTGTCCTCCTCAAAATCCTTTCCCTGCACTGTTAGGATCTGTTCCAATTATGACCTAATTCTGACCACAAATATATCAaatttaatgttattttttttaaccctcctggcggtatgaaaaattccgccagaagGCAGCacggcagttttttgttttttttaaatcatgtagcgagcccagggctcgctacatgatagccgcggcgatctccgatcaggaaatcccgttcaaataaCGGGAttacctggagggcttcccccgtcgccatggcgacggggcgggatgacgtcagcgacgtcgtgacgtcattgggagtcccgatccacccctcggcgctgcctggcactgattagccaggcagcgcacggggtctgggggggggggcgcacgccgtgacggatagcggcgatctggCGTGGGGcatcggcgatcggtgtgctggcgcagctagcaaagtgctagctgcgtccagcaaaaaaaaaaaaattaagaaaatcggccgagcagggctggagaaaacctcctgcgcggcttaccccgaacttaccgccaggaaggttaaaggacaactgaagcgagagggatataaaggcgtccatattgatttccttttaagcaataccggttaccAAGcaatcctgatgatcctctgcctctaatacttttagccatagaccctgaacaagcatgcagcagttgagatgtttctgacattaatgtcagatctgacaagattaaactggtattgtttaaaaggaaatacatatggcagcctccatacagtggtttgcaaaagtattcggcccccttgacggtttccacattttgtcatattactgccacaaacatgaatcaattttactggaattccacgtgaaaaaccaatacaaagtggtgtacacgtgagaagtggaacgaaaatcattcatgattcTGAACATTTTTAacatataaataactgcaaagtggggtttgcgtaattattcagccccctttggtctgagtgcagccagttgcccatagacattgcctgatgagtgctaatgactaaatagagtgcacctgtgtgtaatctgatgtcagtacaaatacagctgctctgtgacagcctctgaggttgtctaagagaatattgggaccaacaacaccataaagtccaaagaacacaccagacaggtcagggataaagttattgagaaattcaaagcaggcttagactacaaaaagatttccaaagccttgaacaccccacagagcactgttcaagtgatcattcagaaatggaaggagtatggcacaactgtaaacctaccaagacaaggccgtgtacctaaactcacaggctgaacaaggagagcgctgatcagaaatgcagtcaagagtcccatggtgactctggacgagctgcagagatgtaccagctcaggtgggggaatctatccatagaacaactattagtcatgcactgcacaaagttggcctttatggaagagtggcaagaagaaagccattgttaacagaaaagcataagaagtcccgtttgcagtttgccacaagccatgtgggggagacagcaaacatgtggaagaaggtgctctggggtcaaatgagaccaaaatggaactttttggccaaaatgcaaaacgttatgtgtggcggaaaacctacactgcacatcactctgaacacaccatccccactgtcaaatatggtggtggcagcatcatgccccagggggtgcttctcttcagcagggacagggaagctggtcagagttgatgggaagatggatggagccaaatacagggcaatcttggaagaaaacctcttgaagtctgcaaaagactttagactggggcagaggatcaccttccagcaggacaatgaccctaaacataaagccagggcaacaatggaatggtttaaaacaaaacatatccatgtgttagaattgcccagtcaaagtccagatctaaatccaatcgagaatctgtggcaagatctgaaaactgctgttcacaaacgctgtccatctaatctgactgagctggagatgttttgcaaagaagaatgggcaaggatttcagtctctagatgtgcaaagctggtagagacataccctaaaatactggagagctgtaattgcagcaaaagtattgactcagggggctgaataattacgcacaccccactttgcagttatgtatttgtaaaaaatgtttggaatcatgtatgattttcgttccacttctcacatgtacaccactttgtattggtctttcacatggaattccactgaaattgattcacgtttgtggcagtaatatgacaaaatgtggaaaacttcaagggggcccaatacttttgcaagccactgtatccctctaacttcagcaaacctgtaaagcaaacctgtcaagCCCTCGTAGaagcacatttttgcacaaaatGGCCATCAGACAGCTGTGCCCCGCACCCACCACCCACTGACTGACCATCAGGAGCGGTATGTGAACTTTATGTTTCATGTTGCACTGGACTGCACTCTTATGCCACTGGCTGCAATTTTTACTATTGAATAAACCAGATTGCTTGCAGTGCCGACTCCCATTGCCTTGTCTTCTACTACAGAATTGCTTCTTATGGACTGAGCACGCAGAGCTTGGTTGCTGGCTGACTAGCAAACCTGTAAGATAACAAAAACAAAGTGAGACACTTGCCCAtgtggagggaagcctctggattgtccACCCACGAGCCCATCGCTGCTGTGCAGGGTCCCTCCATACAAGGAAGACAAGAGTGGGTGGGATATGTTCCCGTGGCTGCGCTCCCCTCCGTGTACAAgcctggctgtactgcacaggaagCTGATGCTGTTCATTCATGAGTGGCTTTGTGCTGCTCCTCAGGTACAGCCATACATGTGCAGCACAGCCATGTCCATACACAGAAGGGAGCACCACTGCCAACAGGAAAGGGGTCCAAGGAGGAGACAGGAAGTCTCTGGTCcatccacaggcttccctctaTGTGGATAAATATCTAACGTTTTAATTTAAAAACttactggttcactttaaactgtccATTTTAAAACAATTACAGAAGAATGTAAAATGAACATTAGAATGCTTGTAAAACAATCTGTTTCAACTAAACATAAGTTCTCCAGCTCAGCTCTCCAATTTGAATAAACAATCACTCCTGATCAGAATACGAATAGATTGTTCTTAACTTGCCATCTCAGTTCCACACTCCTGAGATTATTGTATCAGATCGAGGTGTCACAGAATGATCAGAATTGCAGCGTGTGTGGCGTGTGaggatttaaaaggaacctgaagtgaggggaaaatggaggctgcaatcttcattcccttataaacaatgccggttgcctgacttctgtgctgatgctcttttTTAATACtggaagtcactggcccagaatgagcatgcaggtcAGACGCTGtgactgactccactggctgcatgcttgttgcaggtgtgtgactcaaacaacTAAAGACAAAAGCtcaacatgacagccaggcaaccagcattGTTTATAAGAGAATAAAGATGACAGCATCcgtatgcttctcacttcagtttcgaAAAACACCCTCCATTTATATCATACAAACCCTCATCTGCCATGGCGGAATCCAATCCCATAGGGGGAGGGGCATGTAAAATCTGTCCTCCTCTTTTGCAAAGCTCTCTAGTTCAAAGGGACTCTTACTCAGCTCTGATGTTACAAGACCAAGAAGGAGAGGAGGGTAATACTATGGTGGTATCTGTTGGCTTTTATAAGCCCCATTAAAGGACCGTTATCGGGAAAAATCGATCatttacaatacatacatataaaatgtacatttcttccagagtaaaatgctctaAAagttacctttttcctatgttgctgccacttacagtaagcagtaaaaagctgacagatcgaaCAACTTTGGATCTAGTCCATTTCATTGGAGATTCTCAACAttccctttattctttacaaaagcaatccctgggaaagatctatacaaagataccaCCCAGCCTCACTACTCGTATCTACAACTGCCATTcagaaagtgcttttgtaaataaaaaaatagctgagaatcccccatgaggagatagactaatccaaaatatctcagattttcactaccttctATAAGTAACATaagagaaacaaaatgtatagtgcatttttctttgggagaaatctacattttatatttatttatttttgcgatagtggtcttttaagtaGCAAGATATCCGCCCATCACTGGAGGTTACTGCTGCGGTTTCCCATTAGTCCAGACAACGTATCCCATAATTTATGTCAGGATTCCAGGAAAGCCCCCGGCCCCGAcggagtatctccagcttgcctgaaaacctgctgtcgGCAACTTGCCCCCATCCTCTTCGCTATCTACACCAAGTCCCTGGGTGAGGGCAAGGTCCCTGCGTGTTTCAAGAGGTcaaccatcatacctgtccctaagaaacaaggggtcaccgaacttaacaactttaggcccgtAGCCCTGACGtctgtcatcatgaaaaccatggagcgggcggtcctagcctacctcaagctctccactTCGCCCCTCTTAGACCCCTTACAGCTCGCATACAGAACAAATAGGTCCACCGCTGATGtgatcaatatctgcctggagctcatcaacGACCACCTTGACAGTTCAGACACGTATGCCAGAATACTACTACTAGACTTCAGttcggcttttaacaccatctgcccaagCATTCTCCAACTGGACCTAGCTGCACTTGGAGTCCACCCAAGTCTACAACGTTGGATCACGGACTTtcttaccaacaggtcccaagtcgtcagactgggCAATATCCACTCCCAAGCAGCGACCACGAACACTGGAGCCccccaaggctgcgtcctgtcaccactgctgttctccctctacacaaacaattgcagatcggaggcagactctgtcagggtcatcaagtttgccgatgacaccaccatcgtggGCCTTATCACCAAGGACAATGTCCAGGAGTAccatcagcaggtggagagaatttgcaactggagcaaggagaacaggctggtgcttaacactgcTAAGACCATTGAGTTAATCatcgacttcaggaagtctgctcccaccccacctccaatctacattgatggcaatgaggtaaccagagtgccctgtgcccggcttctgggtacaaccatctccagcgacctcagctggaagcctaacatcactgccacctaatggaaagcccagcaaaggctcttcttcctccgccagctgagaaagttcggcatgactcaagaaattATAAGCAGCTTTTATTCGGCTACCTTTGAGTCgattctctgctcttccatcttggtgtggtatgctggcgccactgtCGATGACAAGGACAAACTACagcgggtcatcaggtcagcagagaggattattgggtgccccctcccttctcttgccctACTACACAATAAAAAAGACTTagatccagggcactgaggattgcaagtgatccctcacacccaggccaccgctactttaaCCTTATGCCCTTGGGCCGGAGGCTACGAGCCATTTCCACTAAGACCGTGAGACACAAGAACTCATTCTTCCCCTTGGCAGTCAGTCTCCTTAATTCCCTCCACAGCCTACCACCAAAGCAAGCACCAAGGATCGGCGAGGCCGGCTGCGCTATGGCTGACCAGTCTACCAGCCCACAGGACTAACTATTAGACATCTCAGGGACACTCTGGGAATGTGTTGTATATTACAAATGTATTGTTAACCCGATGCCTGTTGTTcactgctgtctctctctatgtactTTTCCTGAGCTatttgtattgtgccaaaaacaattccaggcatgacccctcatgcttggcgaaatacattttctgattctgattctggctcTGAGTGATGTCCTGATATTGGAATGACGGGAGTAATCACTATTATGTTACTGTTACAGTATAGCAGACATTATTGGGAGTCTGGCTTTGTTGCTTGTCCTGTATAATATCTCCCAGTCTGCCACTTGTTGAATCTTTTCTTTTGTATACTATAAAAAATGACTTATGTCAATtagcagccagtgatcaacttccaaAACTGCGTGAAGCTGAAACTACACATCTCTGctatataggtatgaacagcgctgagagtagaagttggataatataagctttaatagattgttatggcctgtatatattcaggatagatttcaaagcacaaggtcaaatgttAACAAGCCCATACACATCTCTACTAGTCTGGAACCTGACCTCTCTGGAGTATAGACTGCTTAGAACTTACTGTCCTGCTGCCAGACTAATCACCTACACAGAGCAGGAGATTGTTACTCATTTCCCACACCTGCACTAATCCACTGGTTAGCAGCAGCTCTGGCATTTCTGAGTgaagcatttcccacattcagaactTGAGAATGACAGCTCTTCATTgtgatttctctggtgtctgtgtAGGAATGCCTTCTCACtggagcatttcccacactctgagcatgaacACATGAATGCTCATCTATGTGAGTTTTCTGGTGAccaacaaacaaacaatacaaATGTTCCCACATTCTGTTCATGAAAAGGGCtgctcacctgtgtgacttctttGATGAGAATGTTCTTCGGAGAAAACAATTACTTTCCGAATGTGAAAAATCACGCTTTCCTGTGTGACTACTCTGAGTAATTAAGGCTTGCTTTCTGagtataacatttcccacactctgtccATGAAAGAGATGCTCTTTTGTGAATGTGAATTCTCTGGTGTGTAATTAGATATGACTTAAACTGTTtgtcacattctgaacatgacaaaTCCCACTATCTTGTATGACTTCTCTGATGACTGCGCAGGTTTGATTTATCAGTGAAACATTTCACACACTTTGAACATGAAAAGGGGcactcacctgtgtgaattctctgatgtTTAATGAGATGTGCCTTCATAGTAAACTGTTTGccacactctaaacatgaaaAATCACGCtttcctgtgtgagttctctggtgAGTAGTAAGGCTTGCTTTctgagtgaaacatttcccacactctgagcatgaaaaGGGACCCGCACCTGTGTGAATTATCTGATGCCTAATAAGATTTGACTTTCGAGTAAACTGTTtgtcacattctgaacatgaaaaatcatgctctcctgtgtgacttctctgatgacaATACAGATTTGATTTGtcagtgaaacatttcccacactctgagcaagaaaagggacgctcacctgtgtgaattctctgatgtGTAATAAGACTTGCCTTCTGAGCAAAccgtttcccacattctgaacatgaaaattCAAGCTCTGCTGAGTGACTTCTCTGATGACAATACAGGTTTGATTTGGAagtgaagcatttcccacactctgagcatgaaaaGGAACTTTCACCTGTGTGAAGTCTCTGATGATTAATAAGACTTAACTTACGAGTAAACTGTTtgtcacattctgaacatgaaaaatccCACTTTCCTGTGTGTCTTCTCTGATGAAAATTAAGACTTGCTTTctgagtgaaacatttcccacactctgagcatgaaaagggacgctcacctgtgtgaattctttgATGTGCAATAAGATATGACTTCTGAGTAAACTGTTTCTCACATTCTAAACATGAAAAGTCACGctttcctgtgtgacttctctgatgactATGCAGGTTTGATTTGtcagtgaaacatttcccacactctgagcaagagaagggacgctcacctgtgtgaattctttgATGTGTAATAAGACTTCCCTTCTTAGTAAACGGTTTGCCACATTCTGAACAAGAAAAATCACGCtttcctgtgtgagttctctgatgaGAATTAAGGCTTGctttctgagtaaaacattttcCACAGTCTGGACATGAAAAGGGACGCTTGGCTCTGCAACTTTTCTGGTGGTTTTCACATTCAGATGAAGGAAATGTCTTCTCACCCAACTGTTTAGAAATACAAGAATTACCAGACGATTCCCCAACATTGGACAAATCTCTAGATCTATCGGCAGTGTGAGATCTTGGCTGGATATTTGTGGTAACAGATCTGTAAGAAGGTACTTCGGGATTAGAGGGATCCGGTGATCTCTCCTCATGGTAAAGTCTGTGATGTGTATTTCCAGTAATGGGGTTTCCTCCTGGAGAATATTGTGTGACGCCATTATCTTCTGCATTATAACCTGGAGGGGAAATTGTCAGAAATAGTATATCTTTATTATCAAGTTGACACAGCCCTGTTCACCAGcccaacctttaaagggaacctaaactgagaaggatatggtttttttccttttaaaataattccagttgcctgactctcctgctgatcctgtgtctctaatacttttagccacagcccctgaacaagcatgcagatcaggtgctctgtctgaagtcagactggattagctgcatgtttgtttcaggtgtgtgattcagctacttttgcagccaaagagatcagcatgactgacaaggaactggtattgtttaaaaggaaacttccatatccctcagtttagacacagacagacacacagacacgcacgcacgcgtcgaaaaatttgaatattgtgcaaaagtccatttacttCAGTGATTtatcttaaaaggtgaaactaatatttgAAGTACACTCATTACACACAAAGCAAAATATTTCTAGCCTCTATGTctcataattttgatgattatggcttacagcttatgagaaccccaaaatcaaaat
This window encodes:
- the LOC137534703 gene encoding gastrula zinc finger protein XlCGF57.1-like isoform X2, whose protein sequence is MMENQPPLTSLDGTRNINALERCTGPLYSQEDHTIPQHYKCKEYTDLKIEKQETYVRNDEQSMEMNDMMRTIKEEEEEKYVRSDQQNMEEGDMRTIKEEEEEEKYVRSDQQSMEEGDMIGAIKQEECNQDIRTGYNAEDNGVTQYSPGGNPITGNTHHRLYHEERSPDPSNPEVPSYRSVTTNIQPRSHTADRSRDLSNVGESSGNSCISKQLGEKTFPSSECENHQKSCRAKRPFSCPDCGKCFTQKASLNSHQRTHTGKRDFSCSECGKPFTKKGSLITHQRIHTGERPFSCSECGKCFTDKSNLHSHQRSHTGKRDFSCLECEKQFTQKSYLIAHQRIHTGERPFSCSECGKCFTQKASLNFHQRRHTGKWDFSCSECDKQFTRKLSLINHQRLHTGESSFSCSECGKCFTSKSNLYCHQRSHSAELEFSCSECGKRFAQKASLITHQRIHTGLLVSQQPSSACSVHKKQFCSRRQGNGSRHCKQSGLFNSKNCSQWHKSAVQCNMKHKVHIPLLMVSQWVVGAGHSCLMAILCKNVLLRGLDRFALQVC
- the LOC137534703 gene encoding gastrula zinc finger protein XlCGF57.1-like isoform X4; translated protein: MMENQPPLTSLDGTRNINALERCTGPLYSQEDHTIPQHYKCKEYTDLKIEKQETYVRNDEQSMEMNDMMRTIKEEEEEKYVRSDQQNMEEGDMRTIKEEEEEEKYVRSDQQSMEEGDMIGAIKQEECNQDIRTGYNAEDNGVTQYSPGGNPITGNTHHRLYHEERSPDPSNPEVPSYRSVTTNIQPRSHTADRSRDLSNVGESSGNSCISKQLGEKTFPSSECENHQKSCRAKRPFSCPDCGKCFTQKASLNSHQRTHTGKRDFSCSECGKPFTKKGSLITHQRIHTGERPFSCSECGKCFTDKSNLHSHQRSHTGKRDFSCLECEKQFTQKSYLIAHQRIHTGERPFSCSECGKCFTQKASLNFHQRRHTGKWDFSCSECDKQFTRKLSLINHQRLHTGESSFSCSECGKCFTSKSNLYCHQRSHSAELEFSCSECGKRFAQKASLITHQRIHTGLLVSQQPSSACSVHKKQFCSRRQGNGSRHCKQSGLFNSKNCSQWHKSAVQCNMKHKVHIPLLMHDNMNATKTSDTN
- the LOC137534703 gene encoding oocyte zinc finger protein XlCOF6-like isoform X3, with translation MEMNDMMRTIKEEEEEKYVRSDQQNMEEGDMRTIKEEEEEEKYVRSDQQSMEEGDMIGAIKQEECNQDIRTGYNAEDNGVTQYSPGGNPITGNTHHRLYHEERSPDPSNPEVPSYRSVTTNIQPRSHTADRSRDLSNVGESSGNSCISKQLGEKTFPSSECENHQKSCRAKRPFSCPDCGKCFTQKASLNSHQRTHTGKRDFSCSECGKPFTKKGSLITHQRIHTGERPFSCSECGKCFTDKSNLHSHQRSHTGKRDFSCLECEKQFTQKSYLIAHQRIHTGERPFSCSECGKCFTQKASLNFHQRRHTGKWDFSCSECDKQFTRKLSLINHQRLHTGESSFSCSECGKCFTSKSNLYCHQRSHSAELEFSCSECGKRFAQKASLITHQRIHTGERPFSCSECGKCFTDKSNLYCHQRSHTGEHDFSCSECDKQFTRKSNLIRHQIIHTGAGPFSCSECGKCFTQKASLTTHQRTHTGKRDFSCLECGKQFTMKAHLIKHQRIHTGECPFSCSKCVKCFTDKSNLRSHQRSHTR
- the LOC137534703 gene encoding oocyte zinc finger protein XlCOF6-like isoform X1, producing the protein MMENQPPLTSLDGTRNINALERCTGPLYSQEDHTIPQHYKCKEYTDLKIEKQETYVRNDEQSMEMNDMMRTIKEEEEEKYVRSDQQNMEEGDMRTIKEEEEEEKYVRSDQQSMEEGDMIGAIKQEECNQDIRTGYNAEDNGVTQYSPGGNPITGNTHHRLYHEERSPDPSNPEVPSYRSVTTNIQPRSHTADRSRDLSNVGESSGNSCISKQLGEKTFPSSECENHQKSCRAKRPFSCPDCGKCFTQKASLNSHQRTHTGKRDFSCSECGKPFTKKGSLITHQRIHTGERPFSCSECGKCFTDKSNLHSHQRSHTGKRDFSCLECEKQFTQKSYLIAHQRIHTGERPFSCSECGKCFTQKASLNFHQRRHTGKWDFSCSECDKQFTRKLSLINHQRLHTGESSFSCSECGKCFTSKSNLYCHQRSHSAELEFSCSECGKRFAQKASLITHQRIHTGERPFSCSECGKCFTDKSNLYCHQRSHTGEHDFSCSECDKQFTRKSNLIRHQIIHTGAGPFSCSECGKCFTQKASLTTHQRTHTGKRDFSCLECGKQFTMKAHLIKHQRIHTGECPFSCSKCVKCFTDKSNLRSHQRSHTR